One part of the Cyprinus carpio isolate SPL01 chromosome A25, ASM1834038v1, whole genome shotgun sequence genome encodes these proteins:
- the LOC109050659 gene encoding fibroblast growth factor 4B: protein MATAQRFLISMCESSGRWTWTAVILLGFLLGIVSSYPTSIRTNATSLEKRWETLFSRSVLGISVEKSDLNWERDYLQGIKRVRRLYCNVGIGFHLQVLPDGRINGVHNENQYSLIEISAVERGVVSLYGVKSKLFVAMSSRGRLYGTRAFRDECKFKETLLPNNYNAYESSIYKGFYIALSKHGRLKRGYKASPAMTVTHFLPRL, encoded by the exons ATGGCCACTGCGCAAAGGTTCCTCATCAGTATGTGCGAGAGCAGCGGGCGCTGGACGTGGACTGCGGTTATTCTGCTGGGCTTTCTGCTTGGGATCGTGTCCTCCTACCCCACCTCGATCAGGACTAATGCAACTTCACTGGAGAAAAGGTGGGAGACACTCTTCTCCCGCTCCGTTTTGGGGATCTCGGTGGAGAAATCGGACCTGAACTGGGAGCGTGACTATTTGCAGGGCATTAAGAGAGTGCGGAGGCTGTACTGCAACGTGGGCATTGGGTTTCACCTGCAGGTCCTGCCAGACGGAAGGATAAACGGTGTCCATAATGAGAACCAGTACA GTCTTATAGAAATCTCAGCGGTAGAGAGAGGAGTGGTTAGTCTATACGGAGTGAAAAGCAAGCTGTTTGTCGCAATGAGCAGCCGTGGAAGGTTATACGGAACG AGGGCCTTCCGTGACGAGTGCAAGTTCAAGGAGACACTGCTGCCCAACAATTACAACGCATACGAGTCTTCCATTTACAAGGGCTTTTATATCGCCCTCAGCAAACATGGCCGCTTGAAGCGAGGCTACAAGGCTTCCCCAGCAATGACCGTCACACATTTCCTCCCACGTTTATGA